From the genome of Calliopsis andreniformis isolate RMS-2024a unplaced genomic scaffold, iyCalAndr_principal scaffold0022, whole genome shotgun sequence, one region includes:
- the LOC143186908 gene encoding venom serine protease inhibitor-like, translated as MLRYVIILSALATFVYGQTTNLQFSTISNGTVTANSLVTCAPNEIYVYYAPICEMSCGNQTSNCEIGSGCICINNYYRNSNNICVPFNQC; from the exons ATGCTTCGATACGTGATCATACTTTCTGCTCTCGCAACGTTTGTCT ATGGTCAAACTACGAACCTGCAATTCAGTACAATATCTAATGGAACAGTCACAGCAAATAGCTTGGTAACATGTGCACCAAACGAAATTTACGTGTACTACGCGCCAATATGTGAAATGTCTTGCGGTAATCAAACCTCTAACTGT GAAATAGGTAGTGGTTGTATCTGCATAAACAATTACTACAGAAACAGTAACAACATTTGTGTCCCTTTTAATCAGTGTTAG
- the LOC143187074 gene encoding uncharacterized protein LOC143187074 has product MDLTEAFAPGGGGEDLPKTDFFDFVVSPPPHCTSTDGVSDEESFLPRTTCRSIGYLQQSHEDHETSRDLHGSPFIKETNNNTLTALPPVSTITGSLSHHHHHHHVRTHPNTCNVQPSNEQTPMDQSDCDYWGTDESKEQTCNILLEDLNKYCWSAQNTQTHANDSVNVHQASNDHHPGVGRGCSANDRQNTDGAIYTLTVLNNEANSMDALECCKSPAPTSSDSWSLRPNLDLDAILSMDPASTEQDHDQTTNVSEVSRTVNDRFHPDRFSVATSQYATDDSGFVESKELCGRGSSSGNCAGGDNNNDWKLSDQNLQEAAAVAAAAVGDSAESLLRSALQGKLYTGPAQVVSSSSPSNQSSTMSLPVTSNTGLQIVTDQQQQQQQQQQQQQQQQQQDDSMHTCTDEDLLLSQLDQTTYRPGDYEKLKSIANEVVESYCSLEPVCNVSATTTVMYTLDPTSGSLGTITLPADLGQVSTVTVVTAAQQDVLQQQPAPRAEVEQQPSTNQLQIAPSRVVTTKAPKKYCRRANRNSNNANATSNGNSGSDGGGTGGGQQQGASGGSPGSVQRKERSLHYCSICSKGFKDKYSVNVHIRTHTGEKPFACSLCGKSFRQKAHLAKHYQTHVTQKPSVQQQATGNSGSNNGNSGNPSPSAETTSTTASNVTSNVTNRSQPHQVSVDPSGNACNPPS; this is encoded by the coding sequence ATGGATCTAACGGAGGCATTCGCCCCCGGAGGGGGCGGGGAGGACCTGCCAAAGACCGACTTCTTCGACTTTGTCGTCTCTCCACCGCCACATTGCACGTCCACAGACGGCGTTTCCGATGAAGAAAGCTTCTTGCCTCGCACGACCTGCAGAAGCATCGGGTACCTTCAACAGAGCCACGAAGACCACGAAACCAGTCGCGACCTCCACGGTTCACCCTTCATCAAGGAGACCAATAACAATACTCTGACTGCTCTGCCACCTGTCTCAACGATCACTGGGTCCCTTAGCCACCACCACCATCATCATCACGTAAGAACTCATCCAAATACTTGCAATGTTCAACCGAGCAACGAACAAACACCCATGGACCAATCTGACTGCGACTATTGGGGCACTGACGAGAGCAAAGAACAAACCTGTAATATACTCTTGGAGGACCTTAACAAGTACTGCTGGTCGGCCCAGAACACCCAGACCCACGCCAACGACAGTGTCAACGTCCATCAGGCGTCCAATGACCATCATCCAGGCGTGGGTCGAGGCTGCTCAGCGAATGATAGACAGAACACGGATGGAGCTATTTATACCTTAACTGTGTTGAACAACGAGGCCAACTCGATGGACGCGCTGGAATGCTGCAAGAGTCCAGCCCCCACATCCAGTGACTCCTGGTCCTTGCGACCTAATTTGGATCTAGACGCTATACTGAGCATGGACCCAGCTTCTACCGAGCAAGACCATGACCAGACGACGAACGTGAGCGAAGTATCGCGGACTGTTAACGACAGGTTTCACCCGGACCGTTTCTCCGTTGCAACGTCGCAGTACGCCACTGACGACAGTGGTTTCGTCGAAAGTAAGGAATTATGCGGTCGAGGATCCAGCAGCGGCAATTGCGCGGGCGGGGATAACAACAATGACTGGAAGCTCTCGGATCAAAACCTGCAGGAGGCCGCTGCAGTTGCGGCTGCTGCAGTCGGTGACTCAGCCGAGAGTCTTCTGAGAAGCGCTCTGCAAGGCAAACTCTACACTGGCCCGGCCCAAGTGGTGTCATCCTCATCGCCATCGAACCAGAGCTCCACCATGTCGTTGCCAGTGACAAGCAACACAGGACTACAGATAGTGACCgaccagcagcagcaacaacaacagcagcagcagcagcagcaacagcaacagcagcaagaTGACTCTATGCACACGTGCACTGATGAGGATCTGTTACTCTCGCAGCTAGATCAAACGACCTATCGTCCAGGTGATTACGAAAAGTTGAAGAGCATAGCTAATGAAGTGGTAGAGTCCTACTGTAGCTTAGAACCGGTTTGTAACGTATCCGCAACGACCACAGTGATGTACACTCTAGACCCAACTAGTGGTAGCCTAGGTACTATCACTCTGCCAGCAGACCTGGGCCAAGTTAGCACGGTGACGGTTGTCACAGCTGCGCAGCAGGATGTGCTCCAGCAACAGCCAGCTCCTCGAGCCGAAGTGGAACAGCAGCCATCGACCAATCAGCTTCAAATAGCTCCTTCGCGCGTGGTCACCACAAAGGCGCCGAAAAAGTATTGCAGACGCGCTAACAGAAACAGCAATAATGCTAACGCAACCAGCAATGGTAACAGTGGGTCCGATGGTGGTGGGACTGGTGGTGGTCAGCAACAGGGTGCATCTGGAGGGTCTCCAGGTAGCGTTCAGCGCAAGGAACGCTCCCTGCACTACTGCAGCATCTGCAGCAAAGGCTTCAAGGACAagtacagtgtgaatgttcataTCAGAACACACACGGGGGAAAAACCTTTCGCCTGCTCCCTCTGTGGCAAGAGCTTCCGGCAGAAAGCGCACCTGGCGAAGCACTATCAAACTCACGTGACGCAGAAACCCAGTGTCCAGCAACAGGCAACCGGCAACAGTGGCAGCAACAATGGGAACAGCGGGAACCCGAGTCCATCAGCCGAAACGACAAGCACGACGGCGAGCAACGTGACGAGCAACGTGACGAACAGGAGTCAGCCTCACCAGGTGTCGGTCGATCCCTCGGGGAACGCCTGCAATCCACCCAGTTAG